The following proteins come from a genomic window of Brachionichthys hirsutus isolate HB-005 chromosome 20, CSIRO-AGI_Bhir_v1, whole genome shotgun sequence:
- the taf1a gene encoding TATA box-binding protein-associated factor RNA polymerase I subunit A: MDELERQPPEDLEDDDGSDEDDFAIRRKKSNLPLVDPKCEKTPKETGFHQSTRVCLQRIREALLHQRWQEAAEYMACYPQMLEDTTNGTAQQVKERVWRLGTEILHHHPDSTMGDYNNIYEQMKHSGFSHYVTLSLEHAFHILLHGRIEDAKHQLSAAESWSYGNWSAAQCQKTKLVQAYRSLLDYVIWRDIKCMHTNFDNPDSALIMKMHNSFRQASVNLKEILKSPGVWDAFILRYTEMLEFYGDHEEVLKVLRDYAYDDTFPPNPNAHVYLYRYIKRQNAPEKKLMKALKHLCALVPSHELMLEYSALLLQSGKKGDVQKALAVVLEMLDFACWRSCLDVWKRLRDIVRKLELEDDWRDVISERMAERKDWWPELHFTSSHACRDSEENPELLALKSSLAETLCPGVNLHYSAQQLNRTMENFQ; encoded by the exons ATGGATGAGTTGGAAAGACAGCCTCCTGAAGACTTGGAGGATGACGACGGTTCAGATGAAGATGACTTTGCAATACGGAGGAAAAAATCCAATCTTCCTCTGGTTGATCCCAAGTGTGAAA AGACGCCCAAGGAGACTGGGTTTCACCAGAGCACTCGAGTCTGTCTGCAGCGTATCAGAGAAGCCCTGCTGCACCAAAGGTGGCAAGAGGCGGCGGAATACATGGCGTGTTACCCACAAATGTTAGAGGACACGACCAACGGCACAGCTCAGCAGGTTAAGGAG CGCGTTTGGAGGCTCGGCACCGAGATCCTTCACCATCACCCCGACTCGACGATGGGCGACTACAACAACATCTACGAACAGATGAAACACTCGGGGTTTTCACATTACGTGACG CTCTCTTTGGAACACGCCTTTCACATCCTGCTCCACGGTCGCATTGAGGATGCGAAGCATCAGCTGTCTGCGGCTGAAAGCTGGAGCTACGGGAATTGGTCTGCAGCTCAGTGTCAGAAGACTAAACTGGTCCAGGCCTACAGGAGTTTACTGGATTACGTCATCTGGCGTGACATCAAGTGTATGCACACCAACTTTG ATAATCCAGACTCTGCTCTCATCATGAAAATGCACAACTCCTTCAGACAGGCCTCTGTGAATCTCAAAGAGATTCTGAAAAGTCCCGGCGTCTGGGACGCTTTCATACTGCGTTACACTGAG ATGCTGGAGTTTTATGGTGATCACGAGGAGGTTTTGAAAGTCCTCCGTGACTACGCTTATGATGACACCTTTCCACCCAATCCCAACGCACACGTTTATCTGTACCGGTACATCAAGCGGCAAAATGCTCCAGAGAAGAAACTGATGAAGGCCTTGAAG CATCTTTGTGCATTGGTACCAAGCCATGAGCTGATGTTGGAGTACAGcgctctcctccttcagtcgg GGAAGAAAGGCGACGTCCAGAAAGCGTTAGCGGTGGTTCTGGAGATGCTGGACTTcgcctgctggaggagctgcttggACGTCTGGAAGCGCTTACGAGACATCGTTAGAAAACTAGAGTTAGA AGATGACTGGAGGGACGTCATCTCCGAACGAATGGCTGAGAGGAAAGATTGGTGGCCCGAGCTGCACTTCACCAGCTCCCACGCGTGCAGGGACTCCGAGGAGAACCCGGAGCTCCTGGCGCTGAAGTCCTCGCTGGCCGAGACCCTCTGCCCGG GCGTAAATCTTCATTACTCTGCTCAACAGCTGAACAGAACGATGGAAAATTTTCAATAA